In the genome of Paenibacillus pabuli, the window GCATCGTTGGCAAATATATCGAACATGACCAGATCCCGTGTATTTACACGGACAACGTAAAATTCTCCCAGGAAGTTGTTCAGCATCTGGTTGAGGCCGGACATCGAAATATCGTTTTCCTGAACGGTTATCCTGAAGCGATCGACAGCTATGAACGGCTTGAAGGTTATTTGAAAGCCTTGCGTAATTATCAGATTCCGTTCCGTCCCGAGCTGATCGAGAATGGAAACTTCAACGAGGAAGGCGGGTACAAGGCCATCCAAAGATTGTTTAACAAAGGCCTGTCCTTCTCTGCTGTATATGCGGCTAATGATGAGATGGCTCTGGGCGTGTACAAGGCATGCACGGAATACGGAATAAGCATACCTGAGCAATTGGCTATCGTAGGCGTGGACAACAATCGAATCAGCAAATATATCCATCCTACGCTAAGTTCAGTGAACCAGCCCAAGTATACGATGGGAGCCATTCTGATGGAAAAGATGATTGACATGATGAACACCAATGAATTTCAGGACAAGCGTGTATTCAAAGTCGACTCAGAATTGCTTGTTCGAGAGTCTTCCTCCTTCAAAATAACGAAATAAAGCGCACCCGTGACAGGTACGCCTGGTTTAACATCCTTGCTCATGACCTTAATGCACAATGATGCTTAAAGCATTCAACAAATCGGCCTGCTTCACCGGCTTGGTTAGGACGGCATCAAAGACTTCCGCCTCATGCGGATCAATATGCATACCATACGGAATCAGAACAATCACCGGGGGATCTGCAATCAAGCGCTTCAGCTGGTGTACAAAATCCACAGCACCGCCTTCCAGCAGACCCATATCCACAACGGCCACATCGGGCTTAAAACCTTCTTGCAGCCAATTGTACGCCTCGGACGTAATTGAGGTCATCTGCACGTCCATCCCCCATCTGCGCATCAGGGAAGAAGCCCCTTGCAGAATGTCGGGGTCCTTGGCAAGCAAGACCTTCTTTCCCTTCAGTCGATGTTGAATATTGGCAAGCTGAGGCAGTTCCCAATGTCTGCGGAGCGGCAGGCAGATCTCAAATTCTGTCTCCTTCTCTCCCATGCCGTGCACCTGAATACGGCCGTTCATCAGAATAGCAAGGTTCTGGCTGACCGCCAAACCAAGATTGGTTCCAACGAGCTTTTGTGTACTTATATTTGCATCCAGATTGTTAAAGGATTTAAACTTGTTGTCCGATGTCAACATGCTCCCAGTGTACTTCACATGGAGTTGAAGCGTGCCCGCCCCCTCTGCATCTCCACCCTCCACGGTTGCTGTAACCAACACTGAACCTGTCCGTGTTGAATCTATGGCATACTGAATGACATGTGCCAATAGTTGTCCGATCTTGATTTCATCCCCGACGTAAACCTGAGACACATTCAGATCAAGGTTCAGTCCCAGCTCGATGCTCTTGCTCAGCGCAAGTCCGGCATAGAGATAAACAGTATTCTCAATCGTCGCTACCAGATCAAATGGATCATCGTGTACGACCGTTTTGCCTGCATCATTGACGTTAAAACTCATCATGTTATTCAGCAGGGAGAGCAGAAGATTACCGCTGGATTCAATCATATTCACATATTCTCTCTGCTCTTCCGACATATCCGGTGTGCGCATCAGGTCCGTTAATCCCAGAATGCCATTCAGTGGATTACGAATCTCGTGGCTCATCAGCGACAGCATCTGTGTCTTGGTCATCGCCTCAGACTCCGCACGTTCCTTCTCTGCCTGCAATTGCGCTTGTAATTGCTCCGAATCACTCAGCTTCTGTTCCTGAACTTGAAGCGTATCTTCCAGATCCACAACATATCCTAGAAAAACGGCCATGGCTTGCAATGTTTTCATATCCGTTTCACTTATCACATAATCAGGATCATCCATCAGACAGATCGTACCGAACGTTTCCCCGGACCTCCGCATGATGGGAATCCCCACAAAGAAACGATTGCCCAGTCCGCTTGTTACGTCCATTGATTTTGTAAGAGGGTGTTCACATGTATCCGTGATGATCAGACTGCTGCCCTTATCTCTCAATACCAGGCTGCAATATGAAGCTTCAAATGGAAGTTCACTACCTTTGGCGATCAACTCTTCCTCGCGGTTAAAAGCCTCGATAATAACATTGGTCACGCCATCATTCGTGGCAACGAAGATGGTGTTCACCTTTAAGATTCCGCTTAATACGTCAACAATATGAGACGCGGCTTCCTGTATATTTTCATAGAAGCCCCTTGTAATGCTTACCGTTTCCATGACTCACCCCTCTTGTCTTAGCTGCATTTCTAATCCGTATTCCACAGTATGATTCAATCGATTAACGAGGGTTCAAATATCGAAACAGCTGTCACAAACTATTCATATATGAAGTTTTCTATCCTTTTTTTCAAGCATCGTCAACTGAACTTGCACGGTAAATAGAAATTATACGCTTACCCTCCAGCTTTGAAAACCTTTATCATTCAGGGCTACAAATCATGACAGTTGACCAGCTTCTCTCATGTGATCATTATCACACCTAAATAACAATATATAGTTTATAAATGGATAAAGAAACTCTACATGTAGTGTTCAATGAATGAACATTATCCCATACATTTTCAATTTCATTATTTAGGAGGAACCTGACATGAACATGCTTGAGTATGCCTCTCCACCGGCATCCGATCTGCTATCAGACCTGGGAAGACGAATTATCGGCGCGGAAGACGCCGATACCCTGAGGGAGAATGCCAATCTGAACGGAGACTCATTTAGCGGCAAGATGAGCAGGCTCGGTTCGGAGACCGCCAAGTGGCATGCTCTGCGTCATGTGCTGCCGAAGGAGCTCGCT includes:
- a CDS encoding LacI family DNA-binding transcriptional regulator, whose translation is MDVKIIDVAAIAGVSPATVSRVINQHSKVSTKTKDKVMRAIEQLGYHPNAAAKNLRSQRTMTIGVIVPDINNSYYAEIIKGIENIAYARHYKVIICDAHNQKERESEYLNLLLDRTIDGVIIITPMLADGELFQLADKGYRIGIVGKYIEHDQIPCIYTDNVKFSQEVVQHLVEAGHRNIVFLNGYPEAIDSYERLEGYLKALRNYQIPFRPELIENGNFNEEGGYKAIQRLFNKGLSFSAVYAANDEMALGVYKACTEYGISIPEQLAIVGVDNNRISKYIHPTLSSVNQPKYTMGAILMEKMIDMMNTNEFQDKRVFKVDSELLVRESSSFKITK
- a CDS encoding hybrid sensor histidine kinase/response regulator, whose protein sequence is METVSITRGFYENIQEAASHIVDVLSGILKVNTIFVATNDGVTNVIIEAFNREEELIAKGSELPFEASYCSLVLRDKGSSLIITDTCEHPLTKSMDVTSGLGNRFFVGIPIMRRSGETFGTICLMDDPDYVISETDMKTLQAMAVFLGYVVDLEDTLQVQEQKLSDSEQLQAQLQAEKERAESEAMTKTQMLSLMSHEIRNPLNGILGLTDLMRTPDMSEEQREYVNMIESSGNLLLSLLNNMMSFNVNDAGKTVVHDDPFDLVATIENTVYLYAGLALSKSIELGLNLDLNVSQVYVGDEIKIGQLLAHVIQYAIDSTRTGSVLVTATVEGGDAEGAGTLQLHVKYTGSMLTSDNKFKSFNNLDANISTQKLVGTNLGLAVSQNLAILMNGRIQVHGMGEKETEFEICLPLRRHWELPQLANIQHRLKGKKVLLAKDPDILQGASSLMRRWGMDVQMTSITSEAYNWLQEGFKPDVAVVDMGLLEGGAVDFVHQLKRLIADPPVIVLIPYGMHIDPHEAEVFDAVLTKPVKQADLLNALSIIVH